One genomic segment of Macrobrachium rosenbergii isolate ZJJX-2024 chromosome 40, ASM4041242v1, whole genome shotgun sequence includes these proteins:
- the LOC136825988 gene encoding THAP domain-containing protein 1-like, producing the protein MNKIRDPKITFHRFPKDEALKDKWVRKMRQENFTPTNYSRLCSKHFREEDIDRTSLSCVRLHSGAVPSIFEGFPEYFKENVAPKRKLPTNRSGTDTSNHAPGNEKESLLTVKEPSQTVCYNVANEVKNLKRKLVQSKKKIKVLQQSKRRLVKRNSDLENVILELKRKRFISDESLGLLENCTSGVQDLLKRQTAKHSNQPRPTSYSPELRSFALTLNFYSPHAYRYVRKVFDTCLPHPRTIQKWYQGIDGRPGFTESAFSAMKLRSEECAKTGKPLLCSLMMDEIVIREQVEWDVKILIDKNGNYVKWEYIEHLYRLQERRNFT; encoded by the exons ATGAACAAGATCAGGGATCCTAAAATCACATTTCATCG GTTTCCGAAAGATGAGGCACTAAAAGACAAATGGGTTAGGAAGATGCGGCAAGAAAACTTTACTCCTACCAATTATTCTCGTTTATGTTCGAAACATTTCAGAGAAGAAGACATAGACCGGACATCTTTGTCATGTGTACGACTTCATAGTGGCGCCGTTCCTAGTATCTTTGAAGGATTTCcagaatattttaaggaaaacgttGCTCCAAAAAGAAAGCTGCCAACGAATCGTTCTGGCACCGACACATCGAATCATGCACCGGGGAATGAAAAGGAGTCTTTATTAACAGTTAAAGAGCCCTCTCAAACAGTTTGCTATAATGTTGCTAATGAAGTGAAAAATCTTAAACGAAAACTTGTGCAATCTAAAAAGAAGATCAAAGTCCTACAGCAATCAAAGAGGCGTCTTGTGAAAAGAAACAGTGATCTTGAAAATGTAATATTAGAACTAAAAAGAAAGCGTTTCATAAGTGATGAGAGTTTAGGTTTATTAGAGAATTGCACCAGTGGTGTACAAGATCTCCTCAAAAGACAGACTGCAAAGCACAGTAACCAACCACGTCCAACTTCTTATTCGCCTGAACTACGAAGTTTTGCTCTTACTCTTAACTTTTATTCCCCGCATGCTTACCGTTACGTGAGAAAAGTTTTCGATACATGTTTGCCTCATCCAAGAACTATTCAGAAATGGTATCAAGGTATAGATGGCAGACCAGGTTTCACGGAATCTGCTTTTTCAGCAATGAAATTACGTTCGGAAGAATGTGCTAAAACAGGTAAACCATTGTTGTGTTCATTAATGATGGATGAAATAGTGATAAGAGAGCAAGTGGAATGGGATGTGAAAATTTTGATTGATAAGAATGGAAATTATGTGAAATGGGAGTACATAGAACATTTGTACAGACTCCAAGAAAGGAGGAACTTCACTTAG